A stretch of the Thalassotalea euphylliae genome encodes the following:
- the rpoS gene encoding RNA polymerase sigma factor RpoS, with protein MGLEKEIDAINVEQSTVDTEPSVKTQEEVSASLDATQLYLSEIGFSPLLSAEEEVYFSRLSLKGDEKARKRMIESNLRLVVKIARRYNNRGLPLLDLIEEGNLGLIRAVEKFDPERGFRFSTYATWWIRQTIERAIMNQTRTIRLPIHVVKELNIYLRAARELVQKLDHEPTAEDIAKELDKPVADVSKMLRLNERITSVDTPFGGDSDKALLDVIPDEKGAGPERDLQSNDLNNNIIEWLGELNSKQREVLARRFGLMGYEAATLEDVGTEIGLTRERVRQIQVEALKRLRDILSQQNLSIEAIFQD; from the coding sequence ATGGGCTTAGAAAAAGAAATCGACGCAATAAATGTTGAACAAAGCACAGTTGATACGGAACCTTCAGTTAAAACTCAGGAAGAGGTCTCTGCAAGCCTAGATGCAACGCAGTTATACTTGAGTGAGATTGGTTTTTCACCTTTGCTCTCTGCCGAAGAAGAAGTCTACTTTTCGCGTTTATCGCTAAAAGGCGACGAGAAGGCACGAAAGCGTATGATAGAAAGTAACCTTCGATTAGTAGTTAAGATAGCTCGGCGATATAACAATCGCGGCCTACCATTGTTAGACCTGATAGAAGAAGGCAATTTAGGTTTAATTCGCGCAGTTGAGAAATTTGATCCAGAGCGCGGCTTTAGATTTTCAACTTATGCTACTTGGTGGATACGTCAAACCATTGAACGTGCCATCATGAATCAAACCAGAACCATCCGTTTACCCATTCATGTCGTTAAAGAGCTCAACATCTACTTGCGTGCTGCCCGTGAGTTAGTGCAAAAACTAGATCATGAACCTACGGCAGAAGATATTGCTAAAGAGCTCGATAAGCCAGTTGCTGACGTGAGCAAAATGCTTCGCTTAAATGAACGCATTACCTCAGTAGATACACCGTTTGGTGGCGACTCTGATAAAGCCTTGCTCGATGTTATCCCAGACGAGAAAGGTGCGGGGCCAGAGCGTGATTTGCAAAGTAACGATCTTAACAACAATATTATCGAATGGTTAGGTGAGCTTAACAGCAAACAGCGCGAGGTACTTGCGCGGCGTTTCGGCCTTATGGGCTATGAAGCGGCAACCTTAGAAGATGTTGGTACTGAAATTGGGTTGACCCGTGAACGCGTTCGCCAAATTCAAGTAGAAGCGCTTAAACGCCTGCGTGATATTCTGAGCCAGCAAAACTTATCAATTGAAGCAATCTTTCAAGATTAG
- a CDS encoding cytochrome b/b6 domain-containing protein has protein sequence MTKFKVWDNFTRIYHMSQLILLALLWYSGEQGDFDLHFICGYTMLALWISRLFWGVFGSQTSRFSYFLASPVNALRWLAKPHQAFPGHNPLAAYMIIALLLSLGVQLISGLFATDDVLAEGPLIYNVSDSLSETLDSLHNSNFDVLLGLIAIHIVAALVHSWRGDNVIKTIITGYSHHSHSTQLRFRSSWIPIALWLSSFLLFGYLWLGDDGF, from the coding sequence ATGACGAAATTTAAAGTCTGGGATAATTTCACCCGCATCTATCATATGAGCCAACTGATTTTGTTGGCTTTGCTTTGGTATTCAGGTGAGCAAGGTGATTTTGATCTACATTTTATCTGCGGTTATACCATGCTGGCTTTATGGATAAGTCGTCTATTCTGGGGAGTTTTCGGCAGTCAAACCTCACGGTTTAGCTATTTTCTTGCATCCCCAGTAAACGCCTTGCGCTGGTTAGCCAAACCTCACCAAGCTTTCCCTGGCCATAACCCATTGGCCGCCTATATGATAATTGCACTGCTGCTTAGCCTTGGGGTGCAGCTTATCTCAGGCTTGTTCGCTACGGATGATGTACTGGCAGAAGGGCCACTTATCTATAATGTGAGTGACTCGCTATCAGAAACGCTGGATAGTTTGCACAATAGTAACTTTGATGTTCTGCTTGGTTTAATTGCAATACATATAGTCGCAGCACTAGTGCATAGTTGGCGCGGAGATAACGTTATTAAGACGATTATTACTGGCTACTCTCATCATAGTCACTCGACTCAACTAAGATTCCGCTCAAGCTGGATTCCAATCGCACTTTGGTTAAGCTCATTTTTATTGTTTGGTTATTTATGGCTTGGTGATGACGGTTTTTAG
- a CDS encoding cytochrome b562: MKKMIVPVVLSALAFSAPSFASHPMCGKTELADLMGDMKGSMKAVKKAVKSGDIEKVSMIANELMTAVNQSTDLVPLAISDQKTLTAEQQADFKKYQKGMEYLKSAVSELAQAKDLPAIKSALGKIGKASKKGHKAFKMDCDD; encoded by the coding sequence ATGAAAAAAATGATCGTTCCTGTTGTATTGTCAGCGCTCGCTTTCTCCGCTCCAAGCTTTGCCAGCCACCCAATGTGTGGAAAAACTGAATTAGCTGACTTAATGGGTGATATGAAAGGCAGCATGAAAGCAGTTAAAAAAGCAGTGAAATCTGGTGATATTGAAAAAGTTTCAATGATTGCTAATGAGTTGATGACCGCTGTAAATCAGTCAACCGATCTTGTGCCATTGGCAATTAGCGACCAAAAGACATTGACTGCTGAACAACAAGCTGATTTTAAGAAGTACCAAAAAGGCATGGAATATCTGAAGTCCGCCGTATCTGAGTTAGCTCAAGCAAAAGACTTGCCTGCGATTAAATCAGCGTTAGGCAAAATTGGTAAGGCCAGCAAAAAAGGCCATAAAGCCTTCAAAATGGATTGTGACGATTAG
- a CDS encoding TonB-dependent receptor domain-containing protein, with product MNTNIKRFGLSSLAVAVLSGLAGVQATAQEADEAAAIEEVVVKVSRLKGTASAVIEERKNQAFVADILGAEQISRTGDSDAAAALRRVTGLTLVDGKFIYVRGLGERYSSTTLNGASVPSPDPTRTVIPLDLFPSSIIESLSVQKSYSPSMQAHFGGGNVDIRLKSIPSQLVFNIAGNIGGNTDNSSNGLTYEGGGDDWYGIDDGTREAPAALRQLWRNFDALGELSQADNRAIAADLYKDYDPQSEDPDPDVGLDLTLGNRFDAGDFRYGFLTALSYDNEWQVSEEYEGQDFVLRPDGSFDLVRGFDDVVSTEHSVKWSGMFNFGVEYLRDHKLDFSSIILHDTKDQIKDKLGNTNNVLLSDGLRVRDSEVTYEERELIVNQLRGTHTFPELNFLGIDWMYSDSRSNRYAPGNISTRYILADENEDGVFDLENESSLRNATTASRYTFQNLDDDAENVFVNVSLPLTFDTTEVELKAGANYIEKTRQAFARRIDVNTLAFNGLDLSGFEMNEILTDDVVLNQPLNGSEQIIRDTSVAGDDYLSAQKIDAYYFEADVFFDNTWRLSGGVRWEDFRQVVAPLDPATGQFDLPAEPTVEDLAALAFQEDDVFGALALTYILDETMQFRASYGETTIRPDIREVAPATYIDPLTEFPIGGTPSVRSTKVKNYDLRWEWYLDTGENLSVGLFYKDMTDPIESVQSPAQDGPPLIRIANAEEGEVYGVEVEFMKDFAFIHNIWGDFMGGIGNDIFLSGNVTLSDSEIQIDTQKVVEQTGVSTSITNPTRRMTGHSEYVVNLNLGYDHPNGNHTVNLAYNVFGERIIIPGIDDKDDSYEQPFHSLDLVYTFYPTFSTQLKFKVQNLLDEEKEIEFDNTLLRSETRGIGFDVQFKWEFD from the coding sequence ATGAACACGAATATTAAGCGCTTTGGATTATCAAGTTTAGCTGTGGCGGTATTGTCTGGCTTAGCTGGTGTTCAAGCGACGGCACAAGAAGCTGACGAAGCGGCGGCAATAGAGGAAGTTGTTGTCAAAGTTAGTCGTTTAAAAGGTACCGCCAGTGCGGTGATAGAAGAGCGTAAAAACCAAGCGTTCGTCGCCGACATTCTAGGTGCCGAGCAAATTTCACGAACAGGTGACAGCGACGCTGCCGCAGCACTTCGACGTGTTACTGGCTTAACGCTAGTCGACGGCAAATTCATCTATGTTCGCGGTTTAGGTGAACGCTACTCAAGCACCACCTTAAACGGTGCTTCTGTACCATCGCCGGATCCAACACGTACCGTTATTCCGCTGGATTTATTCCCGTCATCAATTATCGAATCTTTATCGGTGCAAAAATCTTACTCACCATCAATGCAGGCGCATTTCGGTGGTGGTAACGTTGATATCCGCTTAAAGTCGATTCCTTCACAATTGGTTTTTAATATTGCTGGTAACATTGGTGGCAATACAGATAACAGTTCAAATGGTTTAACCTACGAAGGCGGTGGCGACGATTGGTACGGTATTGACGATGGTACTCGTGAAGCACCTGCGGCACTGCGACAATTATGGCGTAACTTTGATGCGTTAGGCGAGTTATCACAAGCTGATAATCGCGCGATTGCCGCTGATTTGTATAAAGACTATGACCCGCAATCAGAAGACCCCGATCCTGATGTTGGCTTAGATTTAACCTTAGGCAACCGTTTCGACGCGGGTGATTTCCGCTACGGTTTCTTAACTGCACTATCTTACGACAATGAGTGGCAAGTATCGGAAGAATACGAAGGCCAGGATTTTGTACTTCGCCCTGACGGCTCATTTGATTTAGTGCGCGGCTTTGACGATGTAGTGTCAACTGAGCACTCTGTTAAGTGGTCAGGTATGTTCAACTTTGGTGTTGAATACTTGCGTGATCACAAGTTAGATTTTAGCTCGATCATCTTGCACGACACTAAAGACCAAATTAAAGACAAGCTAGGTAACACCAACAACGTTTTGCTATCTGATGGCTTGCGCGTGCGTGACTCTGAAGTAACATACGAAGAGCGTGAACTGATTGTTAACCAACTACGTGGTACCCATACTTTCCCTGAGCTGAACTTCTTGGGCATTGACTGGATGTATTCAGATTCACGCTCAAATCGTTATGCACCAGGCAATATTTCAACTCGCTATATTTTAGCGGACGAAAATGAAGACGGTGTCTTCGATTTAGAAAACGAAAGTTCATTGCGTAATGCGACAACGGCTTCTCGTTATACTTTCCAAAACCTAGATGATGATGCTGAAAACGTATTCGTTAACGTGTCGCTACCGCTAACGTTTGACACTACTGAGGTTGAACTAAAGGCCGGTGCCAATTACATCGAGAAAACGCGTCAAGCATTTGCCCGTCGTATTGATGTAAATACACTAGCGTTTAATGGTCTTGATTTATCCGGTTTTGAGATGAACGAGATCTTAACTGACGATGTTGTATTAAATCAGCCGTTAAATGGTAGCGAGCAAATTATTCGAGATACCTCGGTGGCGGGTGATGATTACTTATCAGCGCAGAAGATTGACGCTTACTACTTTGAAGCAGATGTATTCTTTGACAACACATGGCGCTTAAGCGGCGGTGTGCGTTGGGAAGACTTCCGCCAAGTGGTTGCGCCACTTGACCCTGCAACGGGGCAGTTTGATTTACCAGCTGAACCTACGGTAGAAGATTTAGCAGCATTGGCGTTCCAAGAAGATGATGTGTTTGGCGCACTAGCGTTAACCTATATTCTGGATGAAACTATGCAATTCCGGGCATCTTACGGTGAAACAACTATTCGCCCTGATATTCGTGAAGTTGCACCAGCAACTTATATTGACCCGCTAACAGAGTTCCCTATCGGTGGTACTCCGTCGGTACGCAGCACAAAGGTAAAAAACTACGATCTACGCTGGGAGTGGTATTTAGACACAGGTGAAAACTTATCGGTAGGTTTATTCTACAAAGATATGACTGACCCGATTGAGTCTGTGCAATCACCAGCGCAAGATGGTCCACCGCTTATTCGTATCGCCAATGCGGAAGAGGGTGAAGTATACGGTGTTGAAGTTGAGTTCATGAAAGACTTTGCCTTCATTCACAACATATGGGGCGACTTTATGGGCGGTATTGGTAACGATATTTTCTTATCAGGTAACGTAACGCTATCTGATTCAGAGATTCAAATCGATACACAAAAAGTGGTTGAGCAAACAGGTGTTTCTACATCTATTACCAACCCAACACGCCGTATGACGGGGCACTCTGAATACGTGGTTAACCTTAATCTTGGTTACGATCATCCAAATGGTAACCACACCGTTAACTTAGCGTACAACGTGTTTGGTGAGCGTATTATCATCCCAGGTATTGATGATAAAGATGACTCATATGAGCAACCGTTCCACTCATTAGACTTGGTTTACACTTTCTACCCAACGTTCTCAACACAGTTGAAATTTAAAGTGCAGAACCTACTTGATGAAGAAAAAGAAATTGAGTTTGATAACACCTTATTGCGCAGCGAAACTCGCGGTATCGGTTTTGACGTTCAATTTAAGTGGGAATTCGATTAG